In the genome of Neofelis nebulosa isolate mNeoNeb1 chromosome 6, mNeoNeb1.pri, whole genome shotgun sequence, one region contains:
- the COL10A1 gene encoding collagen alpha-1(X) chain: protein MLPQTALLLLLSLNLVHGGFYAERYQTPTGIKGPLPNTKTQFFIPYAIKSKGVSVRGEQGIPGPPGPVGPRGHPGPSGPPGKPGYGSPGPQGEPGLPGPPGPSTTGKPGLPGLPGKPGEKGLYGPKGDIGPPGLPGPRGPPGPPGIPGPAGITVPGKPGQQGPPGAPGPRGFPGEKGTPGVPGVHGQKGETGYGTPGRPGERGLPGPQGPMGPPGSPGVGKRGENGLPGQPGIKGDRGFPGERGPAGPPGPQGPPGERGPEGIGKPGAPGAPGQPGIPGTKGHPGAPGIAGVPGAPGFGKPGLPGLKGQRGPIGLPGSPGAKGEQGPAGHPGEPGLTGPPGNMGPQGPKGIPGNRGIPGPKGETGPAGPAGHPGAKGERGSSGLDGKPGYPGEPGTSGLKGNPGLPGPKGDPGVKGPPGLPGPVGPAGAKGVPGHNGEAGPRGAPGIPGTRGPIGPPGIPGFPGSKGDPGTPGPPGPAGIATKGLNGPTGPPGPPGPRGHTGEPGLPGPPGPPGPPGQAAPSDGFIKAGQRPLVSANQGVTGMPVSAFTVILSKAYPAIGIPIPFDKILYNRQQHYDSRTGIFTCRIPGTYYFSYHVHVKGNHVWVGLYKNGTPVMYTYDEYTKGYLDQASGSAILDLTENDQVWLQLPNAGSNGLYSSEYVHSSFSGFLVAPM from the exons ATGCTGCCACAAACAGCCCTTTTGCTGCTACTGTCCTTGAACCTGGTTCATGGAGGATTTTATGCTGAGCGATACCAAACACCTACAGGCATAAAAGGCCCACTACCCAACACTAAGACACAGTTCTTCATTCCCTATGCCATAAAGAGTAAAG GTGTATCAGTAAGAGGAGAGCAAGGTATCCCTGGTCCCCCAGGCCCTGTGGGACCTCGAGGGCACCCGGGTCCATCTGGACCACCAGGAAAACCAGGCTACGGAAGTCCTGGACCCCAAGGAGAGCCAGGATTACCAGGACCACCAGGACCATCCACCACTGGAAAGCCAGGTTTGCCAGGACTCCCAGGAAAACCCGGGGAGAAAGGACTATATGGACCCAAAGGAGATATTGGACCACCTGGTTTACCAGGACCACGGGGCCCACCAGGGCCACCTGGAATCCCCGGCCCAGCTGGAATTACTGTTCCAGGAAAACCCGGACAACAAGGAcctccaggagccccaggacCCAGAGGCTTTCCTGGAGAAAAGGGCACACCAGGAGTCCCTGGTGTGCATGGACAGAAAGGGGAAACAGGATATGGTACTCCTGGACGCCCAGGTGAGAGGGGCCTTCCAGGCCCTCAGGGTCCCATGGGACCACCTGGCTCTCCTGGAGTAGGAAAAAGAGGTGAAAATGGGCTTCCAGGGCAGCCAGGCATCAAAGGTGATCGGGGCTTTCCAGGAGAGAGAGGACCAGCTGGCCCACCAGGCCCCCAAGGTCCTCCTGGGGAACGAGGACCAGAAGGCATTGGaaagccaggagcccctggagcccCAGGCCAGCCAGGGATTCCTGGGACAAAAGGTCACCCTGGGGCCCCAGGAATAGCTGGGGTCCCCGGGGCTCCTGGCTTTGGGAAACCAGGGTTACCAGGCTTGAAGGGACAAAGAGGACCTATTGGCCTTCCAGGGAGTCCAGGTGCCAAAGGGGAACAAGGCCCAGCAGGCCATCCTGGGGAACCAGGTCTGACTGGACCCCCCGGAAACATGGGACCCCAAGGACCAAAAGGCATCCCAGGCAACCGAGGAATTCCAGGCCCTAAAGGTGAGACAGGACCGGCTGGGCCTGCAGGACACCCTGGGGCTAAGGGAGAAAGGGGTTCCTCTGGGTTAGATGGAAAACCAGGGTACCCGGGAGAACCAGGCACCAGTGGTCTTAAGGGAAATCCAGGGCTCCCAGGCCCAAAAGGTGACCCTGGAGTTAAAGGACCTCCTGGTCTCCCAGGTCCTGTGGGCCCAGCAGGAGCTAAGGGAGTACCTGGACACAATGGTGAGGCTGGTCCAAGAGGTGCCCCTGGAATACCAGGTACCAGAGGCCCCATTGGGCCACCAGGCATTCCAGGATTCCCTGGATCTAAAGGGGATCCAGGAACTCCAGGTCCTCCTGGCCCAGCTGGCATTGCAACTAAGGGGCTTAATGGTCCCACTGGGCcaccagggcctccaggtccgaGAGGCCACACTGGAGAGCCTGGCCTCCCCGGTCCCCCAGGCCCTCCAGGCCCCCCAGGCCAGGCAGCCCCGTCCGATGGCTTTATAAAGGCAGGCCAAAGGCCTCTTGTTAGTGCCAACCAGGGAGTAACTGGGATGCCTGTGTCTGCGTTCACTGTTATTCTCTCCAAAGCTTACCCAGCTATAGGTATTCCCATCCCATTTGATAAGATTCTGTATAACAGGCAACAGCATTATGACTCAAGAACTGGAATCTTTACCTGTAGGATACCAGGAACATACTATTTCTCCTACCACGTGCATGTGAAAGGGAACCATGTTTGGGTGGGCCTGTATAAGAACGGCACCCCTGTCATGTACACCTATGATGAATACACCAAAGGCTACCTGGATCAGGCTTCCGGGAGTGCCATACTCGATCTCACAGAAAATGACCAGGTGTGGCTCCAGCTGCCCAATGCTGGGTCAAATGGGCTGTACTCCTCTGAGTATGTCCACTCCTCCTTCTCAGGGTTCTTGGTGGCACCAATGTGA